From Schizosaccharomyces pombe strain 972h- genome assembly, chromosome: II, the proteins below share one genomic window:
- a CDS encoding PSP1 family protein, producing the protein MGTVVGETELNRLNNGLSSNNGSSADEGLEHWNPLKKIHSADSSRRRSTSSQLNQPSNYHMHSSLHEEVSVGSSIASPSSRIPDKAISQYYETSPPSSTSSLSSNNQLMNSSVILSPGQFLPDDANAYGPKASLPPSEMPSHFHPLWSKSASKDSNAFNDPSAIPNPSPLFSSAYATRINGSLRNDKWNRSSFSEALSSSRFSRPQVGQQQPLSSAFPFQPVKQPTEQPGSLHPFMQESKTSPFATRRPSLNTDHHGRPILLSPLNYQNSSLNPSTPSPFGGSPVMHPPVSNLSPRTPAVPMSSDGHLAPAFDFLNENPIWSKRFSISSIKYSAPSTSNASNIAPDSAPPASSQFSVPFNAAAENINDTPDSVLANSPTPRHLPYTWSRHSTSGPSRSTVLNPSTSRMSNYTGLESHLAQLSFKRRSNSATLPSLGSIRPFPISEHSPNINPLDEAAVEDEVKEEKSRFHLGHRRSSTADNGTLSSNVPLYPAYNSSPVQTRTSLFSSRLSKPSNPIVSSVSQANAPKNALHSMPSPTSLANLPSNLSDTQYKKLYNLYLVEFKAGRADVFYIDDNIKLSLNLNDYVVVDADRGQDLGRLIAQNLSQSEVASHIEKIPSDRNGQLQNLDGAILEGDTSQSLHPKRILRKAQPHEVDQLIQKTQDEAQALLVCQAKVRQRKLPMEVLDGEYQWDRKKLTFYYHAKQRIDFRELVRDLFKVYKTRIWMCAVSGTNMSSPASINASTNQFVL; encoded by the coding sequence ATGGGCACTGTTGTAGGTGAAACCGAGTTGAATCGTCTTAATAATGGCCTTTCATCCAATAATGGATCTAGCGCCGATGAAGGATTAGAACACTGGAAccctttgaaaaaaattcattctGCAGATTCCTCTCGTCGCCGTTCCACTTCCTCTCAATTGAATCAACCTTCCAATTATCACATGCACTCTAGCTTGCACGAGGAAGTTTCGGTTGGATCTTCGATTGCCTCTCCTTCTTCCAGAATTCCCGACAAGGCAATATCTCAGTATTATGAAACGTCTCCTCCTTCATCCACATCCAgtctttcttcaaataacCAGTTGATGAATTCCTCCGTCATACTCTCTCCCGGTCAATTTTTGCCTGATGATGCCAATGCATATGGCCCTAAGGCATCCCTCCCTCCCTCCGAAATGCCTTCACATTTCCACCCTCTTTGGTCAAAAAGCGCTTCGAAGGATTCCAATGCGTTTAACGACCCCAGTGCTATCCCGAATCCTTCTCCTTTGTTTTCGTCGGCTTATGCCACTCGTATCAACGGTTCCTTGAGAAACGACAAATGGAACCGCTCTTCCTTTTCTGAGGCACTGAGCTCAAGTCGGTTTTCACGACCTCAAGTCGGCCAGCAGCAGCCACTTTCTTCTGCTTTCCCCTTTCAACCTGTAAAGCAACCCACTGAGCAACCCGGTAGTCTGCATCCCTTCATGCAAGAGTCGAAAACCTCACCTTTTGCCACTAGAAGACCTAGTTTGAATACCGATCATCACGGCCGTCCCATTCTGCTTAGTCCTCTCAATTATCAGAATTCATCTTTAAACCCGTCTACACCTTCTCCATTTGGTGGTTCACCTGTTATGCACCCTCCTGTTTCCAATCTTTCACCACGTACACCAGCCGTACCCATGTCTTCGGATGGTCATCTCGCACCCGcctttgattttttgaacgAGAATCCCATATGGTCTAAACGCTTCTCCATAAGCTCTATTAAATATAGTGCACCTTCGACATCGAATGCCTCCAATATTGCTCCCGATTCTGCACCTCCCGCATCTTCCCAGTTTTCCGTTCCTTTTAATGCAGCTGCAGAAAATATCAATGACACTCCTGACTCTGTGTTGGCAAACTCACCTACTCCACGACATCTTCCATATACTTGGTCACGTCATTCTACCTCAGGACCTTCGCGTTCTACTGTTTTGAATCCTTCTACGAGTCGTATGTCTAATTATACTGGGTTAGAAAGCCATTTAGCCCAACTTTcattcaaaagaagaagcaaCAGTGCTACCTTGCCCTCTCTTGGTTCTATTCGCCCATTCCCAATTTCTGAACATTCTCCCAACATTAATCCGTTGGATGAAGCAGCTGTTGAGGATGAAGTTAAGGAGGAAAAGTCAAGATTCCATCTTGGTCATAGACGATCGTCCACTGCAGACAATGGTACTTTATCTTCAAATGTGCCTCTCTATCCAGCTTACAACAGTTCTCCTGTGCAGACAAGAACTAGTCTATTTTCTTCTCGACTGTCAAAGCCTTCTAACCCGATTGTATCTAGTGTTTCTCAAGCTAACGCTCCTAAAAATGCTTTGCATTCTATGCCGTCTCCTACCTCCCTAGCCAACTTACCTAGTAATCTTTCCGATACccaatacaaaaaattgtataacCTCTATCTCGTGGAGTTTAAAGCTGGTCGTGCTGACGTCTTTTATATTGACGATAATATCAAGCTTTCACTTAATTTGAATGATTATGTCGTCGTTGATGCTGACCGTGGCCAAGATTTAGGCAGATTGATTGCGCAGAATCTTTCTCAGTCTGAGGTTGCTAGTCATATTGAAAAGATACCTAGCGATCGTAATGGGCAGTTGCAAAATCTAGATGGTGCCATCTTGGAAGGCGATACTTCCCAAAGTTTGCACCCCAAGCGTATTCTTCGTAAGGCGCAACCCCATGAAGTTGATCAATTGATTCAAAAAACACAAGACGAAGCACAAGCACTCTTGGTGTGTCAAGCTAAGGTTCGACAACGTAAACTGCCAATGGAGGTTTTAGATGGCGAATATCAATGGGATCGTAAGAAGCTTACCTTTTATTATCATGCCAAGCAACGCATTGACTTCCGTGAGCTTGTTCGGGACTTATTTAAGGTATATAAAACTCGTATTTGGATGTGTGCTGTCAGTGGTACAAACATGTCGTCCCCGGCATCTATCAACGCTAGTACAAACCAATTTGTACTTTAA
- a CDS encoding rRNA-processing Rrp12-like protein yields MPKTDACERMLQSIRSHKNSKLENQRLPAILLHSIDNYIDSKSLQRTASVYFSALLALIKQSNGFDYSSIYILSIVMPATPSDEKLLHIDLLYTQIVPYLQKNNDDAPTIRCALNCTQEFLLSFSNESKELYLKAVDVVMPLLVKFSVDLRPKVRKISIQVLQTLKQKYDGLLPHLYPAIFDELQRSLSEVSNMDNPSFSKGLHTLHLLECLVDINQASGSDLGIICNALSRILTSNIPTSEPIFEMSIKLILKVLSERIDALSDAVIYELCDSLIPYWYRALSVTLLLYDNFVNRNPSRGIKGIQTLLEKILDFCISPLQSSESDVEYDGATSSDILNSLKFLRNKFTMKFVNKKNWATVLSNGIKKVIKTITASSRHANYAKALPRCSVYLQLLLGAIPEDQISELLPAFSVVARAIIKNKLVETPECLDLFKIFIQKLASPTFLECLGFADNFCNIQKSHWLPEVFRDNITGETPETFFDCFLPTIEAGNSQWWELLPLYTKAGCITNNLNENTLKKLASAIYNDRSCHSHVAQAFVDLTKIENVRQLISSNSSNLIGVLGNTLATMKNDDSNAEDLVMAATSIFSVAGDQQLQIITNLCESAPLSEPSLGSTGVIKLFPALLSISPADTWKPFLPHLVKLFDIAIPSNLSQSLSVLNFGPGLAYRLLQATLSNERMISAIVPVISRLYDSMNSVGDGSQALPKYVALERLKTWKLLFKLLPNDEFHLLPSAIAEVVLFSKHHDDDLRAMAFELLVEVGNRMKNGGKINMSLIDGEEPNKTVVEANINEYISMISANLMNDSLNLKVSTIFALTRIFYEFSDYIDDDYVNAVLEEVQSSLQSNNQEIARAAVGFIKMYITSFTKSKVLFHLDTLLPLILRWIKEHNAYVKLKAKQLLDRMLRVFSLKELEAFAENETDKEWLQRIWRVRRSRGDKKVVDNKRDASDSEDLAIKNPMNKKAKVGKVDFRKHEKKLNKASMHRDKFSTGMHTSKRVQKKN; encoded by the exons ATGCCAAAGACAGACGCATGTGAACGAATGTTGCAGAGCATACGTTCGCACAAAAATTCTAAACTTGAAAACCAGAGGCTCCCTGCAATATTACTACATTCAATTGATAATTATATTGATTCCAAAAGTTTACAACGTACAGCATCAGTTTACTTTTCTGCTCTTCTAGCTTTAATCAAGCAAAGTAATGGGTTTGATTATTCGTCGATATACATTTTGTCAATTGTAATGCCTGCTACTCCCTCAGACGAAAAGTTGTTGCACATTGATTTATTGTATACGCAAATTGTACcatatcttcaaaaaaataatgatgaTGCTCCAACTATTCGCTGCGCATTAAACTGTACCCAAgagtttcttctttctttttctaatgAATCCAAAGAGTTGTATTTGAAGGCTGTCGATGTTGTAATGCCTTTGCTGGTGAAATTTTCAGTTGACCTTAGACCTAAGGTTCGTAAAATTTCTATACAGGTACTCCAAACgctaaaacaaaagtatgATGGTTTACTGCCTCATTTATATCCCGCTATTTTTGATGAACTTCAAAGAAGTTTGTCTGAAGTTTCAAATATGGACAATCCCTCGTTTTCCAAGGGGCTTCATACTTTACATTTACTGGAGTGTCTTGTCGACATAAACCAAGCGAGTGGATCTGATCTAGGCATCATCTGCAATGCCTTGTCAAGAATATTGACTTCAAATATTCCAACCTCTGAAcccatttttgaaatgtcAATAAAGTTGATATTAAAAGTGCTTTCGGAAAGAATTGATGCGCTGTCAGATGCCGTTATCTACGAATTATGTGATTCATTAATCCCTTATTGGTATCGGGCTCTCTCAGTTACGCTTTTACTTTATgataattttgtaaatagaaACCCATCTCGTGGCATTAAGGGCATACAAActttattagaaaaaattttggatttttgcATTAGTCCGTTACAATCAAGTGAATCTGATGTAGAATATGACGGGGCCACTAGCTCTGACATATTAAActctttgaaatttttgcGAAACAAATTTACTATGAAGTTtgtcaataaaaaaaactggGCAACTGTACTTTCGAACGGAATTAAGAAGGTAATAAAAACTATCACGGCTTCAAGTCGTCATGCTAATTATGCAAAAGCGCTTCCTCGATGCTCAGTGTATCTTCAGTTACTCTTAGGAGCAATACCCGAGGACCAGATTTCCGAACTCCTACCAGCCTTCTCTGTTGTGGCTCGTGCAATTATCAAGAACAAGTTGGTAGAAACGCCTGAATGTCTGGATCTTTTTaagatttttattcaaaagctCGCCTCCCCCACTTTTTTGGAATGTTTAGGTTTTGCCGATAACTTCTGTAATATTCAGAAATCACATTGGCTTCCCGAAGTATTTCGTGACAACATTACTGGTGAGACACCTGAAACATTTTTCGACTGCTTCCTACCTACTATTGAAGCTGGCAATTCCCAATGGTGGGAACTTCTACCACTATACACGAAAGCTGGGTGCATTACCAataatttgaatgaaaacaCGCTTAAAAAACTTGCTTCAGCCATTTATAATGACCGAAGTTGTCATTCGCATGTGGCTCAAGCCTTTGTCGATTTGAcgaaaattgaaaacgTTCGTCAGCTAATTTCCTCCAATTCTTCCAATTTAATTGGTGTCCTTGGTAATACCTTAGCTACAATGAAGAATGATGATTCAAATGCCGAAGACTTAGTAATGGCTGCTACTTCCATATTTTCTGTTGCCGGTGATCAACAGCTGCAAATTATCACAAATTTATGTGAATCTGCTCCTCTTAGTGAGCCTTCTTTAGGAAGTACTGGTGTGATAAAGCTGTTTCCTGCTTTGTTGTCAATCTCCCCTGCCGATACTTGGAAACCATTTCTTCCTCATCTAGTTAAGCTTTTTGATATTGCTATTCCAAGTAATTTAAGTCAATCATTGTCTGTTCTCAATTTTGGACCAGGCTTAGCCTACCGTTTGCTTCAGGCTACGCTCAGTAACGAAAGAATGATCTCTGCTATAGTTCCCGTTATATCCCGGTTATATGATTCGATGAACAGCGTTGGTGATGGCAGTCAGGCACTACCCAAATATGTCGCACTTGAACGACTTAAGACTTGGAagcttttatttaaacTCCTTCCTAACGACGAGTTTCATCTTTTGCCTTCTGCCATCGCAGAAGTTGTGTTATTTTCTAAGCACCATGACGATGACTTGCGTGCTATGGCTTTTGAGTTGCTAGTGGAGGTAGGAAATCGGATGAAGAATGGGGGGAAGATAAATATGTCTCTAATCGATGGAGAGGAACCAAATAAAACAGTTGTGGAAGCAAACATTAATGAATATATTTCAATGATTTCTGCTAACCTCATGAACGATTCTTTGAACTTGAAAGTTTCTACGATTTTTGCTCTCACAAGAATCTTTTATGAGTTTTCTG ATTACATAGATGATGATTATGTAAATGCTGTACTTGAAGAAGTGCAGTCGAGTTTACAGTCTAACAATCAAGAAATCGCTCGTGCCGCCGTAGGTTTTATCAAAATGTATATCACTTCTTTTACAAAGTCTAAggttttatttcatttggATACTTTACTTCCTTTAATTCTTCGATGGATCAAAGAGCATAATGCGTATGTCAAGTTAAAGGCCAAACAACTTCTGGATCGTATGCTGAGAGTGTTTTCATTAAAGGAACTAGAAGCATTTGCAGAGAATGAGACTGATAAAGAATGGTTGCAACGAATTTGGCGCGTACGTCGTTCAAGAGGTGATAAAAAAGTCGTGGATAATAAAAGGGATGCTTCCGATAGTGAAGATTTGGCAATCAAAAATCCTATGaacaaaaaagcaaaagttGGTAAAGTGGATTTTCGAAAACACGAGAAGAAACTTAACAAag CTTCTATGCATCGTGATAAATTTTCGACTGGGATGCACACGTCTAAAAGggttcaaaaaaagaattaa
- the lys4 gene encoding homocitrate synthase: protein MSVSEANGTETIKPPMNGNPYGPNPSDFLSRVNNFSIIESTLREGEQFANAFFDTEKKIQIAKALDNFGVDYIELTSPVASEQSRQDCEAICKLGLKCKILTHIRCHMDDARVAVETGVDGVDVVIGTSQYLRKYSHGKDMTYIIDSATEVINFVKSKGIEVRFSSEDSFRSDLVDLLSLYKAVDKIGVNRVGIADTVGCATPRQVYDLIRTLRGVVSCDIECHFHNDTGMAIANAYCALEAGATHIDTSILGIGERNGITPLGALLARMYVTDREYITHKYKLNQLRELENLVADAVEVQIPFNNYITGMCAFTHKAGIHAKAILANPSTYEILKPEDFGMSRYVHVGSRLTGWNAIKSRAEQLNLHLTDAQAKELTVRIKKLADVRTLAMDDVDRVLREYHADLSDADRITKEASA, encoded by the coding sequence ATGTCTGTGTCCGAAGCTAATGGTACTGAGACCATCAAGCCTCCTATGAATGGAAACCCTTATGGTCCCAACCCATctgattttctttcacgTGTCAATAACTTTTCCATTATTGAGTCTACTCTTCGTGAAGGTGAGCAATTCGCAAACGCTTTTTTCGACACCgagaagaaaattcaaattgCTAAGGCATTGGACAACTTTGGTGTCGATTACATTGAATTGACTTCTCCCGTGGCTTCTGAGCAGTCCCGCCAAGATTGCGAAGCTATTTGCAAATTGGGCTTAAAgtgtaaaattttaactCATATTCGCTGTCATATGGATGACGCTCGTGTCGCTGTTGAGACTGGAGTTGATGGTGTTGATGTTGTTATCGGAACTTCTCAATATCTTCGCAAATATTCCCATGGAAAGGACATGACTTACATTATTGACAGCGCTACCGAAGTTATCAACTTTGTCAAGAGCAAGGGTATTGAAGTCCGCTTTTCATCTGAGGATTCTTTCCGTTCTGATCTTGTCGATCTCCTTTCTCTCTACAAGGCTGTAGACAAGATTGGCGTCAACCGTGTTGGTATTGCTGACACCGTTGGTTGCGCTACTCCTCGCCAAGTCTACGATCTTATTCGTACCTTACGTGGTGTTGTCTCTTGTGATATTGAATGTCATTTTCACAATGACACTGGTATGGCTATTGCTAATGCCTATTGCGCATTGGAAGCTGGTGCTACCCATATCGATACTTCCATTCTTGGTATTGGTGAGCGTAATGGTATTACTCCTCTTGGTGCCTTGTTGGCTCGTATGTATGTCACCGATAGGGAATACATTACCCACAAATACAAGCTTAACCAGTTACGTGAGCTTGAAAACCTTGTCGCTGATGCCGTTGAAGTTCAAATTCCTTTCAACAATTACATTACCGGAATGTGTGCTTTTACCCATAAGGCTGGTATCCATGCTAAAGCTATTCTCGCTAACCCTTCTACATATGAAATTCTTAAGCCCGAGGACTTTGGCATGAGTCGTTATGTTCATGTTGGCTCTCGTTTGACTGGTTGGAATGCCATCAAATCTCGTGCTGAGCAGCTTAACCTTCATCTTACTGATGCCCAAGCCAAGGAACTTACCGTTCGCATCAAGAAATTGGCTGATGTCCGTACTTTAGCCATGGATGATGTTGATCGTGTTCTACGTGAATACCATGCTGACTTGAGTGATGCTGATAGAATCACCAAAGAAGCGTCTGCTTAA
- the mrpl16 gene encoding mitochondrial 54S ribosomal protein uL16m, whose amino-acid sequence MALQQYNKFPFFFSGILGPTRLNGLQMPPIQTMVRWGHQYAPRSIRNQKAQKGRVPIPIGGSLRGTQLEWGEYGMRLKDRSIRFHAKQLETAEQILKRILKPIKAARVYTRFCCNVPVCVKGNETRMGKGKGAFEYWAARIPIGRVLFEIGGDGMRKELAEHALKQAAFHLPGKYEIIVKQTPKRLGTTLIHETPITTETSKMNYQEITSTTTAV is encoded by the coding sequence ATGGCTTTACAACAATACAAtaaatttcctttctttttttctggTATTTTAGGACCTACGAGGTTGAATGGTTTACAAATGCCGCCTATCCAAACGATGGTTCGTTGGGGACACCAGTATGCACCCAGAAGCATCAGAAACCAAAAAGCTCAGAAAGGAAGAGTCCCTATACCCATAGGAGGTTCACTACGTGGTACTCAACTTGAATGGGGAGAATATGGTATGCGATTAAAAGATCGAAGTATAAGATTTCATGCCAAGCAACTCGAAACTGCCGAACAGATTCTCAAGCGTATATTAAAACCTATCAAGGCTGCTCGGGTATACACACGTTTTTGTTGCAATGTGCCAGTATGCGtaaaaggaaatgaaaCTCGTATGGGCAAAGGCAAAGGAGCTTTTGAATACTGGGCTGCACGGATACCAATCGGTCGTgtactttttgaaattggtGGTGATGGAATGCGTAAAGAGTTAGCTGAGCATGCATTGAAGCAAGCCGCTTTTCACCTTCCAGGCAAGTATGAGATTATCGTCAAGCAAACCCCCAAAAGATTGGGTACCACACTGATTCATGAAACCCCCATTACCACCGAGACAAGCAAAATGAACTATCAGGAAATTACCAGTACTACTACAGCTGTTTAA
- the tam12 gene encoding protein tam12, translating to MSTTSSSSTFSTRTASLSQSYTNSLKKEAAQKTLENWEYQAIHALQNNSSFPAIRRSMRKILADPS from the coding sequence aTGTCAACAACTAGTTCTTCGTCGACGTTTTCTACGAGAACAGCGTCTTTATCCCAATCATAtacaaattcattaaagaaGGAAGCTGCTCAAAAGACGTTAGAAAACTGGGAATATCAGGCTATTCACGCTTTGCAGaacaattcttcttttcccGCGATACGTAGATCAATGCGCAAGATTTTAGCAGATCCTTCATAA
- the cbp1 gene encoding ARS-binding protein Cbp1, producing MGKIKRRAITEHEKRALRHYFFQLQNRSGQQDLIEWFREKFGKDISQPSVSQILSSKYSYLDNTVEKPWDVKRNRPPKYPLLEAALFEWQVQQGDDATLSGETIKRAAAILWHKIPEYQDQPVPNFSNGWLEGFRKRHILHAINEQPTESVVLNNTEPPNDPLSRVYDVTRLTNINDIFTMQETGLFWKLVPNGTPEVEDIKGITRFKARITLTVCCNASGTERLPLWVIGYSQSPRVFRAANVKPEVMNFKWRSNGKASMTTAIMEEWLRWFDACMEGRKVILLIDSYTPHLRAVENIRNSGNDLRNTTVITLPSTSASISQPCSEGVIYALKACYRKHWVQYILEQNELGRNPYNTTNVLRAILWLVKAWTTDISPEIIENAFNLSGVLGLFNESAVTSRALDEMIHPLRELVSEFSVQAAMRIEDFISPSEENIVDSSEDIINQIASQYMDDRAFETDEEESTEFQITTKDAMKAIELLLNYEAQQPDGNPAITISLLNYQKLLEARGGNVNLSRLRST from the coding sequence ATGggaaaaatcaaaagaagagCCATTACAGAACATGAAAAACGCGCTCTTAGGCACtacttttttcaacttcaaaacCGTTCCGGTCAACAAGATCTTATCGAATGGTTCCGTGAAAAGTTTGGCAAAGATATTTCACAGCCTTCCGTCTCTCAGATCTTATCCTCCAAATACTCGTATCTGGACAATACTGTAGAAAAACCATGGGACGTGAAACGTAACAGACCACCGAAATACCCTCTTTTAGAGGCCGCTTTATTTGAATGGCAAGTTCAACAGGGTGACGATGCTACACTTTCCGGTGAAACAATTAAGAGAGCCGCCGCTATTCTTTGGCACAAAATTCCCGAGTATCAAGATCAACCGGTTCCGAACTTTAGCAATGGATGGTTGGAAGGTTTCAGGAAGCGCCATATACTTCATGCAATTAATGAACAACCCACCGAGTCTGTGGTTTTGAATAATACGGAACCACCTAATGATCCTCTCTCTCGTGTTTACGATGTCACGCGATTAACGAATATTAATGATATCTTCACAATGCAAGAGACCGgtcttttttggaaattggTTCCAAATGGCACTCCCGAAGTCGAAGATATAAAAGGTATTACTCGATTCAAAGCTCGTATTACACTAACCGTGTGTTGTAATGCTTCGGGAACCGAACGTTTGCCTTTATGGGTTATTGGATACTCACAATCTCCCAGAGTGTTTCGGGCTGCTAATGTAAAACCCGAAGTAATGAATTTCAAATGGAGAAGTAATGGTAAGGCATCCATGACCACAGCTATAATGGAGGAATGGCTACGTTGGTTTGATGCGTGTATGGAAGGTCGCAAAGTCATACTTCTTATTGATAGCTATACTCCACATTTGCGTGCTGTTGAAAACATTCGAAACTCTGGTAATGACCTCAGAAATACAACTGTAATTACTTTACCATCTACTTCAGCCTCTATTTCCCAGCCTTGTAGTGAGGGTGTGATCTATGCTCTAAAAGCATGCTATCGCAAACACTGGGTTCAATATATATTGGAACAAAATGAGTTGGGACGCAATCCCTATAATACTACTAATGTTTTAAGAGCTATTTTATGGTTGGTGAAAGCATGGACGACAGACATATCACCagaaattattgaaaatgccTTCAATCTTTCCGGTGTTCTTGGTCTATTCAATGAATCTGCCGTTACCTCGCGTGCCTTGGATGAAATGATTCATCCACTTCGTGAGCTCGTCTCAGAGTTTTCTGTTCAAGCTGCTATGCGTATAGAGGATTTTATAAGTCCTTCAGAAGAGAATATTGTTGATTCCTCTGAGGATATAATCAATCAAATTGCTTCGCAGTACATGGATGATCGCGCTTTCGAGACGGACGAAGAAGAATCTACTGAATTCCAGATTACCACTAAAGACGCTATGAAGGCGATCGAGCTTTTGCTAAACTATGAAGCTCAACAACCCGATGGAAATCCTGCAATCACGATTAGTCTATTAAATTATCAGAAGCTCCTTGAGGCAAGGGGTGGTAACGTGAATCTTTCTCGTTTGAGAAGCACCTAA
- the exg1 gene encoding cell wall glucan 1,6-beta-glucosidase Exg1, with protein MLSFTSVFSFFLHALLLKTAFSYVIKRNNPVFDYTSEKVRGVNIGGWLVLENWITPQLFTQFSSMSNPPTDEWGFCEVLGADEAASQLAAHYSSFYTESDFATIASWGVNVLRIPIGYWAFNVVDGEPYVQGQEYWLDQALTWAEQYGLKVWIDLHGVPGSQNGFENSGKTGSIGWQQNDTVTRTLDIITYVANKYTQSQYASVVIGIETVNEPLGYGLDMDQLKQYDLDAYNIVNPLSSSVATIIHDAYVDLSIWDYGVVSPSSYNLVMDVHRYQLYESDECSKTLDDHLSDVCSIGDSIASSPYITVTGEWSGTLADCTIFEEGVDSSTFIGPNSGDISTWTDEYKGAVRLFIETQLDQFERGAGWIYWTAKTGGPSPTWDMGLLIEYGVFPQPFTDRQYSSYCG; from the coding sequence atGCTCTCTTTTACATcggttttttcttttttcttgcATGCATTGCTTCTCAAGACAGCATTTTCCTATGTAATCAAGCGAAATAACCCCGTTTTTGACTATACCTCGGAAAAAGTCCGTGGTGTAAACATTGGTGGCTGGTTGGTGCTGGAAAATTGGATCACTCCACAATTGTTTACTCAATTTAGCAGTATGTCGAATCCTCCCACTGATGAATGGGGCTTTTGTGAGGTTCTTGGTGCAGATGAAGCTGCCTCTCAATTAGCTGCTCATTATAGCTCATTCTACACTGAATCTGATTTCGCTACTATAGCTTCTTGGGGTGTTAATGTTTTGCGTATTCCTATTGGGTATTGGGCCTTTAATGTGGTAGACGGCGAACCATATGTTCAAGGGCAAGAGTACTGGCTCGATCAAGCTCTTACTTGGGCTGAACAATATGGCCTTAAGGTTTGGATTGACTTGCATGGTGTTCCAGGCAGCCAAAATGGATTTGAAAACTCTGGTAAGACTGGTTCCATTGGATGGCAGCAAAATGACACTGTAACTCGTACTCTTGACATTATTACCTATGTTGCTAATAAGTATACCCAATCTCAATATGCCAGCGTGGTTATTGGAATTGAGACGGTAAATGAGCCTTTGGGCTATGGTCTGGATATGGATCAACTTAAGCAATACGATTTAGATGCCTATAATATCGTCAATCCTCTTTCCAGCTCTGTTGCTACTATCATTCACGATGCCTATGTTGATCTTTCTATTTGGGATTATGGTGTTGTATCTCCTTCTTCATACAATCTTGTTATGGATGTCCATCGTTATCAACTTTACGAGTCGGATGAGTGCTCAAAGACTCTCGATGATCATCTTTCAGATGTTTGCTCCATTGGTGATTCCATTGCTTCCTCTCCCTACATTACTGTTACTGGCGAATGGTCCGGAACTTTAGCAGACTGCACGATTTTCGAAGAAGGAGTTGACTCTTCGACATTTATTGGACCAAACAGCGGTGATATTTCCACTTGGACGGATGAATATAAGGGAGCTGTTCGTCTGTTTATCGAAACTCAGTTAGATCAATTTGAACGCGGTGCTGGTTGGATTTACTGGACTGCTAAAACTGGTGGACCAAGTCCTACTTGGGATATGGGATTACTTATTGAATACGGCGTATTCCCTCAACCTTTCACTGATAGACAATATAGCTCTTACTGCGGTTAA